tttttttaaaaaagatagtgTACAGCTTTCCTTACTATTAGTAGACATACAAGCGCATGGCCCGAAAGCCCgccttatttcaaaatttacagAAAGAACCCGACCCGTGACAGAAAGCAGGGGAGGGAATCTAGTATGTTCAGTGCACGATACCTTACGCTAGTTTTTGTCGCGATTGAGTCTCTCCCAAAGCAACGCGCACTGCCTCCTTGCGAACCCCACGCGCTTCTCTTCCAAGTCATACTCAACCTCAAACCCTTGCTGTTGGTAATTCCCGAGTGTGGCCCCGGGCCCACCACTCAAATCCGCTTCATCCCCACCGTTCATCAGCATCAAGCACCCCACCTTCCTCTTCCCCTTCGCTCCATCACTACCGTCCGAAAACTCGTAGAAATAGTTCTTCCTAGGAAGCACCACACTCGAATTCTTTCCCCCAGCAAAACGCAGCGTCAGAGCTGGTACGTCCGCCACGGAGTTCAAATAATAGCACGGCGCGAGTCCCGTTTTCTCTTCAATCTTACGCGCGCGCTTGTTGTCTCGCCCGACTCGGCGGTCAAACTCGTCCACCACCGAGTTATAAAACCCCGCCGGCAACATCGTGAACGTCGTGCCGGAATCCACAACCACGCCGCCGTCACCTCGATTGTTCACCCGCCGTAGCATCTCCGGCGCCGGAATAGTCCTTTTCCCGACGGCGATTCCGATTAAGCTAACGGTATAAAAATAAGGATGCTTAGGGTTTTCAAGCATAGACGTGTAAACAAACTCCGCCACTCCACCACCAatcttctccttctccttctcctcgTAGCGTCCAAGAATTAGTGGACTCGGTTTTCTCACTCGCTCCGAATCGAACGAGTGAGAAACCAAACAATACGAAAACCGGTTTCCGAGTTGAGGAGATAACGTGGCCAGCTGCGCCGGGAGAGAGAGCAAACCACGACCGAATCCGGCGACTCCAGTAGGTTCGGCGAGGGTAGTGTGAGCGCAACCGAACGTGAAATTTCTGAGAaacaaagaagagagagaaagcgtGTCACGATAGAGACGCGCGATTAAGCTTCCATCACCGTAAGCATAATAAAACGGTGGACACTTGAAATTTGCGCAATCGGAGGTTTCGATTGATTCGAGAGGACAACGAGCGGCGGCGCAGAGATCGGAGGGAGGGGCTAAGTTGTGCGCTGCGGAGCACGCGGGGGACTTGCACGAAACGGCGACGCTTTGAGTGATGTTGGTTGGGGGAGAGGCGTTGGGCTCGTTGGGCTTTCCCTCGCAGAGTATGCATTTAAAAGGGGCGCAGGGGAACCAGACTAAGTCGCTGCCAGTGTCCATGTAGAGCGTAATGGGCTGGGCCTGGGCCTGCGGGCCCAGGTTGAAGGAGAGAGTGTAGTCGCTGCCCGGGGAGAGTGGGAGGGAGAGTTGGCGGCGGAAGCGTTTTGCGGAACGGGTGGAAGTGGATTTGAGAAGGTGGTGGGTGCTGTTGAATTGGGCTTTGGAAAGTGTGTGTGTTAAAGGCACAAGAACCATTTGAAATGAGGGGTGTGATATACATAGAATCATGAACACGACCAGCAACAACATAGTTGTGGAAGCCATTTGTTATTGTTTATGTGCATGCGACGAGAACAGAgtgtttgagtttttttttcaagttagaGGCAGAGTGTGGAGAGAGAAAACAGaggttttgaatttgttgagagtAGGAAGGAGTGGTCAATTAATGGGGGTTTATAAAGGGGACGGGGAGTGACAGCTGGGCAAAGAGTACGGAGTTTCCACTTTGTGTGATTTGGTAGTAGCCATGGCGGACACATTTTAGGACATGATTATCTTCTTTAGCAAGAGTAGTaactttttacaaaaatattttgctgGTTGTGGCTTTGGCCCACTTTCGGGCAGTAGGTAATTGGGTCTTGCAAGTAACAACTTAAGTCCAACGaatttggaagaagaagaaaatgagttTGGGGTTTTCCTCGCCAACATTGCTTATGACAGGTTTCACTAAAGTTCAAGTGAACACAATTTGGATAATctgttttctttattatttaaaacacacTTATTGtgattgttattattaatatggTCAGCAATATGACAAAAGTATGAGATTAATTGCCTCGGAAAACCCAAGTGAAAGTCATATACTGTCTGTTGACTCTGTGGTACCTAATGGC
This region of Glycine soja cultivar W05 chromosome 17, ASM419377v2, whole genome shotgun sequence genomic DNA includes:
- the LOC114393773 gene encoding probable aspartyl protease At4g16563, whose product is MASTTMLLLVVFMILCISHPSFQMVLVPLTHTLSKAQFNSTHHLLKSTSTRSAKRFRRQLSLPLSPGSDYTLSFNLGPQAQAQPITLYMDTGSDLVWFPCAPFKCILCEGKPNEPNASPPTNITQSVAVSCKSPACSAAHNLAPPSDLCAAARCPLESIETSDCANFKCPPFYYAYGDGSLIARLYRDTLSLSSLFLRNFTFGCAHTTLAEPTGVAGFGRGLLSLPAQLATLSPQLGNRFSYCLVSHSFDSERVRKPSPLILGRYEEKEKEKIGGGVAEFVYTSMLENPKHPYFYTVSLIGIAVGKRTIPAPEMLRRVNNRGDGGVVVDSGTTFTMLPAGFYNSVVDEFDRRVGRDNKRARKIEEKTGLAPCYYLNSVADVPALTLRFAGGKNSSVVLPRKNYFYEFSDGSDGAKGKRKVGCLMLMNGGDEADLSGGPGATLGNYQQQGFEVEYDLEEKRVGFARRQCALLWERLNRDKN